From a region of the Triticum aestivum cultivar Chinese Spring chromosome 7D, IWGSC CS RefSeq v2.1, whole genome shotgun sequence genome:
- the LOC123166334 gene encoding uncharacterized protein — translation MIEGGSHMQPQPGNAHTANSEQPEPATTPMNGMAASGPGNGQMADEAAASGATEDIEAAGNNNGQGPPNRSSSIKDDFEFLWRLRKYLLLLAVLAVGVTYNAGLSPPGGFQMDRLDRHAGDPLLPLKFFRRYEAFFYCNATAFAASLVLIILLLSRGVASKHVWLRSMQFTMILDLFSLMGAYAAGSCRVLRSSIYILVLVCSVFAYVAVHILLFMRVVPQPLKDQVQKTRDIILKKLKRMLKKVPSICPVSDPDGQRSNRDYAREIEEARKFILMLATFAATITYQAGISPPGGFWGANNPEHRAATFVLRKHNLLRFNIFMCCNATSFVASLVTVILLLSTELSTHGIRTQALSVCVVADLLGLIGAYASGSCRDVATSLSVILIIAVVLICVLILVICLHCKAVTVWVDGALKPALDKMLSALSLGQDDSPRAHQQCTYCQRMHHQDTELVSQRTHQQDTDLDSQRIHQQDTELDSQRAQQQDAELDSQRIREQDTELDSLTTHQQATEHVVRDTEAEGVMSNLQCYSADRNLVSTGDVRSVSTSDLDSMEDIMPTTLRQSHDQSEHAAIKVVCSSSTDALTTEEVPSDNLEIQPASGQQVAIPMALSSSDGGNSVQGILPLQGSVDEDATSGNLRIDADDPAMGCELPDNHGDSTEQHAQQMSNNPTSADDRDVRLEIDNTANDQAPQHQRCIKCSCRNPDDAFLKKSRTYLLLLAILAVSLTYQAGLNPPGGFWTSNATKHSAGDPILGDSGRVWTSSGTKHSAGDPILEDNYHKRYLAFFYFNATAFAASLVMILMLLSRKMSNKVIKRRALQTAMITDLLALMGAFVVGSCREKTKSIYISVSIFIVVAYVPLHVFVFRHNGWLKVCVTQRMKFAPPQTDNESRDAKEKDLARRRNLLFILAILAATVTYQAGLNPPGGIWPDENSKGGKPGNPVLQDSHPERYNVFYYSNAVSFASSVAVIILLVNRESCEDGIKSYAIRVCLVAGLLGLLIAYSAGTCRKARPVIYLIVIASAALTCLVIQVLVLQDALDGPLTWLRGRLREILHLEPDSETPLESSDEENKERNAQGSGPLISEKKEKKRQKYLMLLSVLAASIAYQAGLNPPGGFWPDDTPKNGYKAGNPVLKDINSWRYMVFYVFNSISFMSSIAVVMLLLSKSVRQKKVPLQALHFIMILDLLALMTAYAAGSCRKFRTSIFILVVVCCVLVYLLFIIILSSRIARWLKKQKNKVASLLLEPSHAAATSA, via the coding sequence ATGATTGAGGGCGGCTCACACATGCAGCCTCAGCCGGGGAACGCTCACACGGCGAACAGCGAGCAGCCCGAGCCGGCCACCACGCCGATGAACGGCATGGCTGCTTCGGGGCCAGGCAATGGCCAGATGGCAGATGAAGCAGCCGCCAGCGGAGCGACGGAGGATATCGAGGCGGCCGGCAACAACAATGGGCAAGGTCCGCCCAACAGGTCATCCAGCATCAAGGATGATTTCGAGTTCTTGTGGAGGCTGCGGAAGTATTTGCTACTTCTGGCGGTGTTGGCCGTTGGTGTCACCTACAATGCTGGGTTGAGCCCGCCGGGGGGATTTCAGATGGACAGacttgaccgccatgccggcgatCCTCTCCTCCCACTTAAATTCTTCCGGCGATACGAAGCCTTCTTTTACTGCAACGCCACAGCCTTTGCTGCTTCTCTAGTCTTGATCATCTTGCTTCTGAGTAGGGGAGTGGCGAGCAAGCATGTCTGGCTTCGCTCGATGCAGTTTACCATGATCCTGGATCTTTTCAGTCTCATGGGGGCATATGCCGCGGGGAGTTGCAGAGTACTAAGGTCTTCCATTTACATATTGGTGCTGGTCTGTTCTGTTTTCGCCTATGTTGCGGTTCATATCCTGTTGTTCATGAGGGTAGTTCCACAGCCGTTAAAAGATCAGGTGCAGAAAACCCGGGATATCATTCTGAAGAAGCTGAAACGCATGCTAAAAAAGGTGCCATCTATTTGCCCTGTCTCTGATCCTGACGGGCAAAGGAGCAACCGAGATTACGCAAGGGAGATCGAGGAGGCTCGCAAGTTCATATTGATGCTTGCAACCTTTGCTGCTACTATCACATACCAAGCTGGGATAAGTCCACCTGGTGGCTTTTGGGGTGCAAATAATCCTGAACACCGTGCAGCTACTTTTGTTCTCCGCAAGCACAATCTCCTCCGCTTCAATATTTTCATGTGTTGCAATGCGACCTCTTTTGTGGCGTCTTTGGTCACAGTCATACTGCTTCTGAGCACGGAACTGAGCACGCATGGGATAAGGACTCAAGCGCTGTCTGTGTGCGTCGTGGCTGATCTGCTGGGGCTCATTGGTGCTTATGCTTCAGGGAGCTGCAGGGATGTTGCAACATCGTTGTCAGTGATACTCATAATTGCTGTGGTTCTTATCTGTGTTCTGATTCTTGTCATTTGCCTTCATTGCAAAGCTGTAACGGTGTGGGTGGATGGGGCGCTGAAGCCAGCACTTGACAAAATGCTGAGTGCGCTGTCATTGGGGCAAGATGATTCTCCAAGAGCTCACCAGCAATGTACATATTGTCAGAGAATGCACCATCAAGATACAGAGCTTGTTTCTCAGAGAACTCACCAGCAAGATACAGATCTTGATTCTCAGAGGATTCACCAACAAGATACAGAGCTTGACTCTCAGAGAGCTCAGCAGCAAGATGCAGAACTTGATTCTCAGAGGATTCGCGAGCAAGATACAGAGCTTGATTCTCTGACAACTCATCAGCAAGCTACAGAGCATGTAGTTCGAGATACAGAAGCAGAAGGTGTCATGTCGAATTTGCAGTGCTACTCTGCTGACAGAAATCTTGTATCAACTGGAGATGTGAGATCTGTATCAACCAGTGATTTGGATAGCATGGAGGACATCATGCCAACAACACTACGTCAATCTCATGACCAGAGTGAACATGCTGCAATTAAAGTTGTATGCTCATCATCAACAGATGCCCTAACTACCGAGGAAGTTCCATCCgacaacttggaaatacaacctgCTAGCGGTCAGCAGGTTGCAATCCCCATGGCACTATCATCAAGTGACGGTGGAAATTCTGTCCAAGGTATTTTACCGTTGCAGGGCTCGGTGGACGAAGATGCAACATCTGGTAACCTGAGGATAGATGCTGATGATCCGGCAATGGGATGTGAATTACCCGACAACCATGGGGACAGCACAGAACAGCATGCTCAGCAAATGTCCAATAACCCTACTAGTGCAGATGATCGTGATGTTAGATTAGAGATCGACAACACTGCCAATGATCAAGCCCCACAGCATCAGAGATGTATTAAATGCAGCTGTAGAAATCCAGATGATGCTTTTCTGAAGAAGTCACGCACTTACCTATTGCTTCTTGCAATTCTTGCCGTGTCTTTGACATATCAAGCTGGTTTAAATCCACCAGGTGGCTTCTGGACATCAAATGCCACAAAGCACTCTGCTGGTGATCCCATTCTTGGGGACAGTGGTCGCGTCTGGACATCAAGTGGCACTAAGCACTCTGCTGGTGATCCCATTCTTGAGGACAATTATCATAAGAGATACCTTGCCTTCTTTTATTTCAATGCCACTGCATTTGCAGCCTCCCTTGTCATGATCCTTATGCTCCTGAGCAGGAAGATGAGCAACAAGGTTATAAAACGCCGGGCACTGCAGACAGCAATGATAACCGATTTGCTTGCTCTAATGGGGGCCTTTGTTGTTGGGAGTTGCAGGGAGAAGACAAAATCTATTTACATATCAGTGTCGATATTTATCGTGGTTGCATATGTTCCTCTCCATGTTTTTGTATTTAGGCATAATGGATGGTTGAAAGTGTGTGTTACCCAGAGGATGAAGTTTGCACCACCTCAGACAGATAATGAGTCAAGAGATGCTAAGGAGAAGGACTTGGCGCGGAGGCGGAATTTGCTCTTTATTCTTGCAATTCTGGCGGCAACTGTCACGTACCAAGCTGGCCTGAACCCTCCAGGAGGCATTTGGCCTGATGAGAACAGTAAGGGTGGCAAACCAGGCAATCCAGTTCTTCAAGACAGCCACCCAGAGCGCTATAATGTTTTCTACTACTCGAACGCCGTCTCATTTGCGTCATCTGTGGCTGTCATCATTCTTCTTGTTAACAGGGAATCATGTGAGGATGGAATCAAGTCGTACGCAATTCGTGTGTGCTTGGTAGCAGGTTTGCTGGGCCTCCTGATTGCTTATTCTGCAGGAACCTGCAGGAAAGCGAGACCGGTAATATATCTTATTGTCATAGCCTCTGCAGCTCTAACATGCCTTGTGATTCAAGTACTTGTACTACAAGATGCATTAGATGGGCCACTGACCTGGTTAAGGGGTCGGTTGCGGGAGATTCTTCATCTAGAGCCTGACTCTGAGACACCGCTGGAAAGTtcagatgaagaaaacaaggaacgTAATGCTCAGGGGTCAGGCCCCCTTATCAGtgagaagaaggaaaagaagagaCAGAAGTACTTGATGCTTCTTTCGGTTCTTGCTGCATCCATTGCGTACCAAGCCGGTCTAAACCCGCCTGGTGGCTTCTGGCCTGATGACACTCCCAAAAATGGTTACAAGGCTGGCAACCCGGTACTTAAGGACATAAACTCCTGGCGCTACATGGTATTCTATGTCTTCAATTCCATCTCTTTCATGTCATCTATTGCTGTAGTCATGCTTCTGCTGAGTAAATCTGTGAGACAGAAGAAGGTTCCGCTCCAAGCATTGCACTTCATCATGATACTGGACCTGTTGGCTCTGATGACAGCTTATGCAGCTGGAAGTTGCAGAAAGTTCAGGACTTCAATATTCATCCTCGTGGTAGTATGTTGTGTGCTGGTGTACCTTCTGTTTATTATTATCTTGTCAAGTCGCATAGCAAGATGgctgaaaaaacagaaaaacaaggtGGCTTCCTTGCTGCTGGAGCCTAGCCATGCTGCTGCAACTTCAGCATGA